AGAAATTATGTATTTTGCTACAAAATCAGGATTTAGTATTAATAATATTATAAATCGGTTAAAAGATGCTGGATTAGATTCAATTCCTGGAGGTGGGGCTGAGATTTTAGTTGATGGAATTCGCCAGCAAATAAGTCCAAATAAATACAGTTCAACTCAATGGTTAGAAATTATGCAAACTGCCCATAAACTTGGAATGAAAACTACCGCCACAATGATGTTTGGACATATTGAATCAATTGAGGATAGAGTTAGTCATTTATTGAAGATACGAGATTTACAGGATGAAACTGATGGATTTACAGCATTTATTCCATGGACATACCAACCGCAAAATACTATTTTGGGAGGAAATGGGGTAGGGGGATATGAATATTTAAAAACACTTGCAATATCAAGAGTTATGTTAGATAACTTCAAGAACATTCAAAGCTCCTGGGTAACACAAGGACCTAAAATAGGACAAATAGCCTTGACATTTGGAGCAAACGATATGGGTAGCACAATGTTAGAAGAAAATGTCGTTAGAGCCGCTGGTGCTGAATATCGGTTGACTAATCAGGATATAATTAATTTAATAAAAGATGCTGGATTTATCGCAAGACAACGAGATACTTTTTATAATTTAATCGGATAGTAAAGAGAAGGGAAGATATGGCGAGGCAGTTAGGAAGATTAGAACTTCTGAACTTAAGAAGTATTGAAGTTGAAAGGAAATGGACACCGCAGAGATGCAGAGTCGCGGAGAAAAAATTCGACCTGTGCGGTTAAATGTAAAATGGATAATGTAAAATGAGAAATGTAAAATGAAAATGTATAACTGAAAGGTAATGAGTCTGGCGAAGGACTAAAATTTCCCATTTTTCATTTCCTATTTTACATTTTACATTTATTTTTCCTTTGCGTCTCTGCGATGAATTAATCTAATCGCACAGGTGGAAATTTAGTTTAATCTGTCACCTATTTCTTCTCAGCATCTCTGTGTCTCTGCGGTTAAATATTACCAAATTGAGACTTATGGGTAAGTTTCAGAAATTTATCTTGACAAACTAATTTAGACTATGATATTATGATAGATGGAATTTTGAATATTAATAAACCTGCG
The bacterium genome window above contains:
- the mqnC gene encoding cyclic dehypoxanthinyl futalosine synthase, whose translation is MKLFQEKDILKIGKVANEIRFLAHPDNIVTYIIDRNINYTNVCVSKCKFCAFSRDIESKDAYFLKWDELKNKIEETVKLGGTQILLQGGLHPGFKIEYYEMMLRKIKNTFPEIHIHGFSPPEIMYFATKSGFSINNIINRLKDAGLDSIPGGGAEILVDGIRQQISPNKYSSTQWLEIMQTAHKLGMKTTATMMFGHIESIEDRVSHLLKIRDLQDETDGFTAFIPWTYQPQNTILGGNGVGGYEYLKTLAISRVMLDNFKNIQSSWVTQGPKIGQIALTFGANDMGSTMLEENVVRAAGAEYRLTNQDIINLIKDAGFIARQRDTFYNLIG